A stretch of Paraburkholderia phenazinium DNA encodes these proteins:
- a CDS encoding carboxylesterase/lipase family protein, which produces MSNDTNAFRARLSSNSRGPLGNFLTRCVAIVSHVACVACVACTLMLAATATQAAGNSTATAEAVVIKTSEGALRGSTHGIVDVYQGIPYAAPPVGDMRWRAPQPAIAWTGVRDATQPGNACVQAAVFWRPGNAASWNEDCLYLNVWKPRHVDARLPVIVWFHGGGWINGASTDMQPVQIVSHGNIVVTVDYRLGALGYLSLPALDTESSDGQSSGDYGDLDKIRALQWVKQNIGAFGGDANNVTIGGQSAGAGSVCWLLASPAAAGLFNRAVIESIGDCAIISHDTAAAHGKSFAEAIGCADPASQLACLRQKTPAQIIDAQAKTNLNWRPVVGGEAQPVPVLDAFHSGKFNRVPVLIGNVRHETRVFVYEGNDMVRQPVTPETYVSNVRTMEGDKADRVLNEYPLSAYPAPGVALAAVQTDSRFACGSVPVEDALSAWVPTYTYEFRDETAPHTPYMVITPSFEIGAAHSSELQYIWRGDASTPVSAGQSSGYLPLTSAQTKLSHMMMNYWASFARAGDPNTASQPNWPRYDTTKTQRLGLLAGGATEIVSGDAYSNEHHCAFWASMQ; this is translated from the coding sequence ATGTCGAATGACACTAACGCTTTTCGTGCGCGCCTGAGTTCGAACAGTCGCGGTCCGCTTGGAAATTTCCTGACCCGGTGTGTCGCCATCGTGAGCCACGTTGCCTGCGTGGCCTGCGTTGCCTGCACGCTGATGCTGGCCGCCACGGCCACGCAAGCTGCCGGCAACAGCACGGCGACCGCCGAAGCTGTGGTGATCAAAACCAGCGAAGGCGCCCTGCGCGGCAGCACGCATGGCATCGTCGATGTCTATCAAGGGATTCCTTACGCAGCGCCGCCGGTCGGCGATATGCGATGGCGCGCACCGCAACCCGCGATCGCATGGACCGGCGTTCGCGACGCCACCCAACCCGGCAATGCATGCGTACAGGCGGCCGTGTTCTGGCGCCCCGGCAACGCGGCGAGCTGGAATGAAGACTGTCTCTACCTGAACGTCTGGAAACCGCGTCATGTGGATGCGCGTCTGCCCGTAATCGTCTGGTTCCACGGCGGCGGATGGATCAACGGGGCAAGCACCGACATGCAACCCGTACAGATCGTGTCGCACGGAAATATCGTCGTAACGGTCGACTACCGGCTTGGCGCACTCGGCTACCTCTCGCTGCCCGCCCTCGACACGGAATCCTCGGATGGTCAATCGAGCGGCGACTATGGCGATCTCGACAAAATCCGCGCGTTGCAATGGGTCAAGCAAAACATCGGCGCATTCGGCGGCGACGCCAACAATGTCACGATCGGGGGGCAATCGGCTGGCGCAGGCTCGGTCTGCTGGCTGCTCGCGTCGCCAGCCGCTGCGGGCCTATTCAACCGGGCGGTCATCGAGAGCATCGGCGACTGCGCGATCATCAGCCATGACACCGCTGCTGCGCATGGCAAGTCGTTTGCCGAAGCGATCGGCTGCGCGGATCCTGCAAGCCAGCTAGCCTGTCTACGGCAGAAGACGCCGGCTCAGATCATCGACGCACAAGCGAAAACCAATCTGAACTGGCGCCCCGTAGTCGGCGGGGAGGCTCAGCCTGTGCCGGTACTCGATGCGTTCCACTCGGGTAAATTCAATCGCGTACCCGTGCTCATCGGCAATGTGCGCCACGAGACCCGCGTGTTTGTCTACGAAGGCAACGACATGGTCCGCCAACCGGTAACGCCTGAAACCTATGTGTCGAACGTGCGCACTATGGAAGGCGACAAGGCAGACCGCGTGCTCAACGAGTATCCGCTCTCCGCGTATCCGGCGCCAGGGGTCGCGCTCGCCGCGGTGCAAACCGATTCGCGCTTTGCGTGCGGCTCGGTTCCGGTCGAAGACGCGCTGTCGGCCTGGGTGCCCACTTACACCTACGAGTTCCGCGACGAAACGGCACCGCATACACCCTACATGGTGATCACGCCGTCGTTTGAGATTGGCGCCGCGCACTCGTCCGAACTTCAGTACATCTGGCGCGGCGACGCGTCCACGCCAGTCTCCGCGGGGCAGTCGAGCGGTTATCTGCCGCTTACCAGCGCACAAACAAAGCTGTCGCACATGATGATGAATTACTGGGCCAGCTTTGCGCGAGCCGGTGATCCCAACACGGCGTCACAACCGAACTGGCCTCGCTACGATACGACCAAGACGCAACGGCTCGGTCTGTTAGCGGGCGGCGCTACTGAAATCGTATCGGGCGACGCTTACAGCAACGAGCATCACTGCGCCTTCTGGGCCTCGATGCAATAA
- a CDS encoding LysR family transcriptional regulator — translation MTSEDLLMFLSVATSGNFSRAAIEVGLSQSALSRKISTLEAELNIRLFYRSGRGVVLTEPGHRLVKYATEVKELLEHATADLSSPEHQGPSSIVLAAQPTIAKILFGSIGKALKQEYPGIKMRFKEGLGGYIREWIANGEIDAAIVYLPENHASLGADVILREQLYFVAPPEFGPIGKGFPVERLASVPLVLPAHPHGLRVLAESLTARFSRSINLSMECDASVYITKQLVAENCGCTILPLVSVQEEMRKGTLQAVPLINPEIIRDVAIISARNRPPIPSQRQVLETVRQQIVHLVNSGAWAGATLV, via the coding sequence ATGACCTCCGAAGATCTATTGATGTTTCTCAGCGTGGCGACCAGCGGCAATTTCTCGCGAGCGGCCATTGAAGTCGGCCTGTCGCAATCGGCTTTGAGCCGGAAAATCTCGACCCTCGAGGCGGAGTTGAATATCCGTCTGTTCTATCGCAGCGGCCGCGGCGTCGTGCTAACGGAGCCGGGGCATCGTCTGGTCAAATACGCGACCGAGGTCAAGGAATTACTCGAGCATGCCACTGCCGATCTGTCTTCGCCGGAGCATCAAGGGCCGTCGAGCATCGTGCTGGCCGCGCAGCCCACCATTGCCAAGATCCTGTTTGGATCGATCGGCAAGGCTTTGAAACAGGAGTATCCCGGCATCAAGATGCGCTTCAAGGAGGGCTTGGGCGGCTATATCCGGGAGTGGATCGCGAACGGCGAGATCGACGCGGCCATCGTGTATCTGCCGGAAAATCACGCGTCGCTGGGCGCGGATGTCATTCTGCGCGAGCAGTTGTATTTTGTGGCGCCGCCCGAATTCGGCCCGATCGGCAAAGGCTTTCCGGTTGAACGTCTCGCCAGCGTGCCCTTGGTTCTGCCCGCGCATCCCCACGGACTCAGGGTTCTCGCGGAATCGCTGACGGCCCGCTTTTCCAGGTCCATCAATCTCAGCATGGAGTGCGACGCTTCCGTCTACATCACCAAGCAACTGGTGGCGGAAAACTGCGGCTGCACGATCCTGCCACTCGTATCGGTGCAAGAGGAAATGCGCAAAGGCACGTTGCAAGCCGTGCCGCTCATCAATCCCGAGATCATCCGGGACGTCGCCATCATCTCCGCACGCAACAGACCGCCCATCCCTAGCCAGCGCCAGGTGCTGGAGACGGTGCGCCAACAGATCGTGCATCTCGTGAATAGCGGTGCCTGGGCCGGCGCGACACTGGTCTGA
- a CDS encoding NAD(P)/FAD-dependent oxidoreductase, producing the protein MNSYADVVVIGDGPAACAAAITAARAGLEVVMLGRGRSSGAPEYLSHASVTLLAALAPRLSHAADIWLDPEPLPQSGRALMRDKFDQCFRIEAVETGVRYVPLVTGRLEPHVAQGRISGVCWGELSVTSPIVIDASGSNGWLRRAMQLEESIGSPALWLERGLAAASSQAPQNHWEIAQQGWLWIKATATQTIWTSLSTQRETAVQWPDGVWPIGRRWRDCRRWRCLQQAAGPGYFVCGDAAVQLDPATGDGFRFAVESGARAASMAAQLRRHPESSSLIEALYSDWIVQFYVSRTAALAECYANADLLWAG; encoded by the coding sequence ATGAACAGCTACGCAGATGTTGTCGTCATTGGCGACGGACCCGCTGCTTGCGCTGCGGCCATCACAGCCGCGCGTGCGGGACTGGAGGTCGTCATGCTCGGACGCGGCCGTTCGAGCGGCGCACCGGAGTACCTTTCACACGCCTCTGTAACGCTGCTTGCTGCTCTTGCTCCGCGTCTTTCGCACGCGGCCGACATCTGGCTCGACCCAGAACCCTTACCGCAGTCCGGTCGCGCACTGATGCGCGACAAGTTCGATCAATGCTTCAGGATCGAAGCTGTCGAGACAGGCGTGCGATACGTTCCGCTCGTTACCGGCCGACTCGAGCCGCACGTTGCGCAAGGCAGAATTTCCGGCGTGTGCTGGGGAGAATTGTCGGTCACGAGCCCCATTGTGATCGACGCCAGCGGATCAAACGGCTGGCTTCGGCGTGCCATGCAACTCGAAGAGTCGATCGGTTCCCCGGCATTGTGGCTAGAGCGTGGACTAGCAGCAGCAAGCTCCCAAGCGCCGCAAAATCACTGGGAAATCGCGCAGCAAGGCTGGCTGTGGATCAAGGCGACCGCCACGCAGACCATCTGGACGTCCCTGTCAACCCAGCGTGAGACCGCCGTCCAATGGCCGGATGGCGTGTGGCCCATCGGCAGGCGATGGCGTGATTGCCGCCGTTGGCGTTGCCTTCAGCAGGCAGCCGGCCCCGGCTACTTCGTATGCGGGGACGCCGCCGTGCAACTCGATCCCGCCACGGGCGACGGATTCCGATTCGCTGTCGAATCCGGCGCCCGCGCGGCATCGATGGCGGCACAGCTTCGCCGCCACCCCGAAAGCTCCAGTCTCATCGAGGCGTTGTACTCGGACTGGATCGTGCAGTTTTATGTGTCCCGCACAGCGGCGCTTGCAGAGTGCTACGCGAACGCCGACCTGCTCTGGGCGGGATAA
- a CDS encoding carboxylesterase/lipase family protein, translated as MINVIRTAVFIVLAMLTLDAFAAPLVQTQSGELSGATEGHVLSFKGIPYAAPPVGPLRWTPPAPPTAWQGVRDATKFGASCEQPRRNSKAVIPWTAEYLADPPFSEDCLFLNVWTPTLRPAGKLPVMVWIHGGGFSEGSGAVPVYRGDHLAQKGVVVVTINYRMGLFGFLADKLLDAEQGSSGEYGMMDQVAALQWVKANIASFGGDPAQVTIEGQSAGAISVHHLLAAPSAEGLFARAIAESNSWGDTTLIPRERAEAVGDKLSGLSGATTLEALRALSADQLLALQTDPRLGDHVRFFPVDDGKFIPEGTKERTDVPVLLGSNHDEASAFSPTWQISTTQAYQAMLGDRFAPVSARFAALYPVKSDADVSATVRRLLADSASAGVIAWSQGRDGQAAPAYGYRYTHPEPGPLAKRFATFHSSEVPYVFGTLEYGHRPFTAKDREISHQLQSYWVNFIRTGNPNGPGLMTWPQLDSGNFMQLGDKQAVTPLLSKEQRDAFSDWLAAGGRIGLF; from the coding sequence ATGATCAACGTCATTCGGACGGCAGTTTTCATCGTGCTTGCGATGCTCACGCTCGACGCATTTGCGGCGCCGCTGGTTCAAACCCAAAGCGGCGAATTGAGCGGCGCCACGGAGGGGCATGTCCTCTCCTTCAAGGGCATTCCTTACGCGGCGCCACCGGTTGGCCCGCTGCGGTGGACTCCACCCGCGCCGCCGACGGCCTGGCAGGGTGTGCGCGACGCCACGAAGTTCGGCGCCAGTTGCGAACAGCCGCGGCGCAATTCGAAAGCGGTCATTCCCTGGACTGCGGAATATCTCGCCGATCCGCCGTTTAGCGAGGACTGTCTGTTCCTGAACGTCTGGACTCCCACGCTGCGTCCTGCGGGCAAGCTGCCGGTCATGGTATGGATTCACGGCGGCGGCTTTTCGGAAGGCTCGGGCGCAGTGCCGGTTTACCGGGGCGATCATCTTGCGCAAAAGGGCGTTGTGGTTGTCACGATCAACTATCGGATGGGCCTGTTCGGCTTTCTCGCGGATAAATTGCTCGATGCCGAGCAAGGCAGTTCGGGCGAGTACGGCATGATGGATCAGGTCGCCGCGTTGCAATGGGTCAAGGCCAATATCGCGAGCTTCGGCGGCGATCCGGCCCAGGTGACGATAGAAGGGCAGTCGGCCGGCGCGATCTCGGTCCATCATCTGCTCGCCGCGCCGTCGGCCGAAGGGCTGTTTGCGCGCGCGATTGCAGAAAGCAACTCGTGGGGCGATACGACGCTCATCCCGCGTGAGCGCGCCGAAGCGGTTGGCGACAAACTCTCTGGTCTGAGCGGCGCAACGACGCTCGAGGCGCTTCGCGCGCTCTCTGCGGATCAGCTTCTCGCATTGCAGACGGATCCGCGTTTGGGCGATCACGTGCGCTTCTTCCCTGTCGACGATGGCAAATTCATTCCTGAAGGGACGAAGGAGCGGACTGATGTGCCGGTACTGCTCGGGTCTAACCATGACGAAGCTAGCGCCTTTAGCCCGACGTGGCAGATCAGCACGACCCAGGCTTACCAGGCAATGCTTGGCGATCGTTTCGCACCGGTGTCTGCGCGTTTTGCTGCGCTGTATCCAGTGAAAAGCGATGCAGACGTATCGGCGACGGTGCGGCGGTTATTGGCGGATTCTGCTTCGGCAGGGGTGATTGCATGGTCGCAGGGGCGCGACGGCCAGGCGGCACCTGCGTATGGCTATCGCTACACGCATCCGGAACCGGGCCCGCTTGCCAAGCGCTTTGCGACGTTTCATAGCTCAGAGGTGCCGTACGTATTCGGCACGCTGGAGTATGGTCATCGGCCGTTCACTGCGAAGGACCGGGAGATTTCGCATCAACTTCAGTCTTACTGGGTCAACTTCATTCGCACCGGCAATCCGAACGGGCCGGGTCTGATGACCTGGCCGCAGCTCGATAGCGGCAACTTCATGCAGTTGGGTGACAAGCAGGCAGTCACACCGTTGCTGTCGAAGGAGCAGCGTGATGCGTTTAGCGACTGGCTAGCGGCGGGTGGGCGGATAGGCTTGTTCTAA
- a CDS encoding porin, with protein MKKLIRIGAAGALLGVVASPQAFAQSSVTLYGVLDNYIGYQSSTVGGKSTSLTVLGSNGLSTSRYGLKGVEDLGGGMKANFDIEGGFDPSTGAQQNSFRMFDRQAWVGLSDDRFGSFRVGRQETAMWFYSGNMDAFGAATYGSGFNNFAQWQARVDNDIAYFAPTFFHTQVEVHYSLGGLAGNTGGNGIFQAAVQSWQGPVYVAVAYLNAVNATQTNRVQQLMAGGNYNYGSGKVYVGFFRTNDVVSATTGNALGSPGGKFDPAVGAVSNTPGNYHNTYSLSADYQFNPALTVGAGYAYIQDDSSLHNNAEEFSLISTYSLSKSTTLYAVASRINNSHTAQFKMGDAATTTGTFLTPGTGQSETGFQLGMRHSF; from the coding sequence ATGAAAAAGCTGATCAGGATCGGTGCCGCCGGTGCATTGCTAGGTGTGGTCGCGTCGCCCCAGGCATTCGCGCAATCTTCCGTAACGCTCTACGGTGTGCTGGATAACTACATTGGCTACCAATCGTCCACCGTCGGAGGCAAGAGCACATCGCTAACGGTGTTGGGCAGCAACGGTCTGTCCACCAGCCGCTACGGCCTGAAGGGGGTCGAAGATCTTGGTGGCGGCATGAAGGCCAACTTCGACATTGAGGGCGGCTTCGATCCCAGCACCGGTGCACAACAGAACTCGTTTCGCATGTTCGATCGTCAGGCCTGGGTTGGATTGTCGGATGACCGCTTCGGTAGCTTCCGTGTGGGCCGCCAGGAAACCGCGATGTGGTTCTACAGCGGCAATATGGATGCGTTCGGCGCGGCCACCTATGGTTCGGGCTTCAATAATTTCGCGCAGTGGCAGGCACGGGTCGATAACGACATCGCCTATTTTGCGCCAACCTTCTTCCATACCCAGGTCGAAGTCCACTATTCGCTCGGCGGCCTGGCGGGCAATACCGGCGGCAACGGGATCTTCCAGGCGGCAGTGCAAAGCTGGCAGGGACCGGTGTACGTCGCTGTGGCGTACCTGAACGCGGTGAATGCCACGCAAACCAACCGCGTCCAGCAGTTGATGGCGGGCGGCAACTACAACTACGGATCGGGCAAAGTCTATGTGGGCTTCTTCCGCACCAATGACGTGGTTTCCGCCACCACGGGCAACGCACTCGGCAGCCCCGGCGGCAAGTTCGATCCGGCTGTGGGTGCAGTCAGCAATACGCCGGGGAACTACCACAACACCTACAGCCTTTCTGCCGACTACCAGTTCAATCCTGCACTAACAGTAGGTGCCGGCTACGCGTATATCCAGGACGACTCTTCGCTGCATAACAACGCCGAGGAGTTCAGCCTGATTTCGACCTACTCGCTATCCAAGAGCACGACGCTTTACGCGGTTGCATCGCGGATCAACAACTCGCATACCGCACAGTTCAAAATGGGCGATGCGGCAACCACGACGGGCACCTTCCTGACGCCAGGGACTGGACAGAGTGAAACCGGCTTTCAGCTCGGTATGCGTCATTCATTCTGA
- a CDS encoding MmgE/PrpD family protein, with amino-acid sequence MSEDRTVTRRRVLQYAGAVAAMAVSPVRLFAAEDADITGRLARYMTAARDNALPEQVVVECKHRILDTFGAMVSGSRMRPGELAVKYVQELGGTPQASVIGARFRTTTVNAALANAMCAHSDETDDFEPVTKAHPGSSVVPAALAMGEYEGRSGQDLIRAVALGYDLACRLLMALGPDLVRGSHRSAEGTASTFGALGAAASLAQLDEQGMRYAISYSSQQVSGLWSWVKDKDHIEKAFDFAGMGARNGVTAVTMVQAGMTGVNDVLDGANNLFIALSTDPKPEAMLDGLGSRFYVTETAIKTYSVGYPIQSPLDAFLTLRKQYGLTPDNVRSIVVKIPTDAEGIVGESAMPDVNCQHLVAVALVKGAVSFADSHDVALMHDPRILAQRSKITVVPDAALMDPAAPRGGIVQVTTTDGRTVEHFTRFPPGTKENPLSTEAVSAKARDLMAPVLGAARTEQLIERINRLETLDNIRQLRPLITT; translated from the coding sequence ATGTCAGAAGATCGAACGGTGACGCGCCGGCGCGTGCTTCAATACGCCGGTGCCGTCGCCGCAATGGCGGTATCTCCTGTGCGCCTGTTTGCGGCAGAAGACGCTGATATAACGGGCCGGCTTGCGCGCTATATGACTGCGGCTCGCGACAATGCGCTGCCTGAGCAGGTCGTGGTGGAATGCAAGCACCGTATCCTCGACACCTTCGGCGCAATGGTGTCCGGCTCGCGCATGAGGCCAGGCGAGTTGGCCGTGAAGTACGTGCAGGAACTAGGGGGCACACCGCAAGCATCCGTGATTGGCGCACGCTTTCGCACGACGACGGTCAACGCGGCACTCGCCAATGCGATGTGCGCCCACTCCGACGAGACCGACGACTTCGAACCCGTCACCAAGGCGCACCCCGGCAGCTCGGTCGTTCCTGCCGCGCTAGCAATGGGTGAATACGAGGGCCGTAGCGGCCAGGATCTGATTCGCGCGGTGGCGCTCGGGTACGACCTTGCATGCCGCCTGTTGATGGCGCTTGGACCCGATCTGGTGCGCGGCTCGCATCGTAGCGCCGAGGGCACGGCCTCCACTTTCGGGGCGCTCGGCGCCGCCGCATCTCTCGCGCAGCTCGACGAGCAAGGCATGCGCTATGCCATTTCCTATTCGTCCCAGCAGGTGTCCGGACTCTGGAGTTGGGTGAAGGACAAGGACCACATCGAGAAGGCATTCGACTTTGCCGGCATGGGCGCACGCAATGGCGTCACAGCGGTCACGATGGTGCAGGCGGGCATGACGGGCGTCAACGATGTGCTCGACGGCGCGAATAACCTCTTCATCGCGCTATCCACCGATCCCAAGCCGGAAGCGATGCTCGACGGACTCGGCAGCCGGTTTTACGTCACCGAGACGGCAATCAAGACCTATTCGGTGGGCTATCCGATCCAGTCGCCGTTGGACGCATTCCTCACGTTGCGCAAGCAATACGGTCTTACCCCGGACAATGTCCGCAGCATTGTCGTCAAGATTCCTACCGATGCTGAGGGCATCGTAGGTGAAAGTGCCATGCCAGACGTCAATTGCCAGCATCTGGTTGCGGTCGCGCTCGTTAAGGGCGCGGTCTCGTTTGCCGACAGCCACGATGTCGCGCTGATGCACGATCCGCGCATTCTTGCGCAACGTTCGAAAATCACCGTTGTGCCGGACGCTGCTCTGATGGACCCGGCCGCACCGCGTGGCGGAATCGTTCAGGTCACGACGACCGACGGACGAACCGTCGAGCATTTCACCAGGTTCCCGCCCGGCACCAAGGAGAATCCGCTCAGCACCGAGGCCGTTAGCGCGAAAGCGCGTGACCTGATGGCTCCGGTCCTCGGGGCTGCCAGAACGGAACAGCTCATCGAGCGGATCAACAGGCTGGAGACGCTGGACAACATCCGCCAGTTGCGCCCGTTGATCACGACGTGA